In the Treponema maltophilum ATCC 51939 genome, CCCTTGGCGATGGTTGCGTGCGGTGAAACGAGGACGATACAAAGTTTCAACGGCGACGAAAATCTCAAACAGCATTTACTCGACATAGGATTGGTTCCCGGTGAAAAAGTGGAAGTTATCGGTGAAAAC is a window encoding:
- a CDS encoding FeoA family protein, whose translation is MPLAMVACGETRTIQSFNGDENLKQHLLDIGLVPGEKVEVIGENSSGLILKIKGVRLALNRGLAQRITVY